The following DNA comes from Bacteroidota bacterium.
TCGATGAGAAATAACGGCTGGTCGTATTCAACGGGCGAAGCATCTTCCACGAGCACTTTCACAATTTTTCCTGCGTGCTCCGATTCAATTTCGTTGAAAAGTTTCATTGCTTCAATGATGCAAAGTGTCTGTCCTTTTTTAATTTCATCTCCCACATTCACAAACGCAGGTTTATCAGGCGAAGATGAACGGTAGAAAGTTCCAATCATCGGAGATTTTATGGTAATGTATTTTGATTCATCGGCAGAAGTAGCCGGAGTTTCTTTCTTTTTCTCAGGAGATTTTTTTTCAGCAGAAACAGTGATGGGCGTTTGAACCGGAGTTGCAACCGGTGCCTGCACTACAATGTGTTGCTGATGATCGCCTCCGTTTTTTCCTGGCGCTTTAATCGTCAGTTTGAAACCTTTGATTTCATACGTGACTTCCGTTGCGCCCGATTTCACCACAAACTTGATGAGTTCCTGTATTTCGGATAATTTCATGGGTTCTATTTTAATTCAGAGCAAAGATATTATTTCAATCGGAATGGCAAATCCGCAGAATTGTTCTTTATTATATATGCAAATTGCTTCTGAATAATTTTACGGCAATTGCCAGAAGAATTACTCCAAAAACTTTTCGCAGAATATTTATTCCACCCGGCCCAAGAATTTTTTCCAGCCAATACATATAGCGCAGAACGAGGTAAACGAAAATGAGATTGATAAGAATGGCAACAATAATATTTTCCACATCTTTGAATTCAGCGCGGATAGAGAGTAATGTGGTGAGTGTTCCTGTTCCCGCAATGAGCGGAAAGGCAATGGGAACAATGCTTGCCGTTGCGGATGAATCATCTTTGAAAAAGCGGATGCCGAGAATCATTTCCATTGCAATGAAAAAAAGAATGAACGAACCCGCGATTGCAAAATCATTTACTGAAATGCCTATAATTTTCAGGATGCCTTCGCCCGCGAATAAAAAAACAATCATGATGATGCCTGAAACGAGTGTTGCCTTTCCGCTTTCAATTTTTCCCACTTTGCTTTTTAAATCAATGAGGATGGGAAGCGAGCCGATGACATCAATCACCGCGAATAAAATCATGGTGATGGTGAGAATATCTTT
Coding sequences within:
- the accB gene encoding acetyl-CoA carboxylase biotin carboxyl carrier protein; amino-acid sequence: MKLSEIQELIKFVVKSGATEVTYEIKGFKLTIKAPGKNGGDHQQHIVVQAPVATPVQTPITVSAEKKSPEKKKETPATSADESKYITIKSPMIGTFYRSSSPDKPAFVNVGDEIKKGQTLCIIEAMKLFNEIESEHAGKIVKVLVEDASPVEYDQPLFLIEPK
- a CDS encoding MarC family protein: MNFSLKDILTITMILFAVIDVIGSLPILIDLKSKVGKIESGKATLVSGIIMIVFLFAGEGILKIIGISVNDFAIAGSFILFFIAMEMILGIRFFKDDSSATASIVPIAFPLIAGTGTLTTLLSIRAEFKDVENIIVAILINLIFVYLVLRYMYWLEKILGPGGINILRKVFGVILLAIAVKLFRSNLHI